The sequence below is a genomic window from Ostrinia nubilalis chromosome Z, ilOstNubi1.1, whole genome shotgun sequence.
tcagtaactagtttttcgatatcttgtatagtttagaaatattcgaatgagatcacttatcgttccataattatgtataaccaccctgtataatccggctgtatctccaggtcacctagatacattccatagcagctgtaaaagacatttaggtacatacatttaccaattttggtgataaataggcattttgtattagtttttgtataacgcctgaacaaaaacaaagggtaatattttggtgttatacatagatttcgaatataaaaaatatataatttaactaattaagacacgACAagaaaactgaggtatgtctcgtttctgtcgggtctgggttttttttgtatggggcgtgaccgttcttctttagtGAAAATAATAACTATTGAAAAAATTCAAAGctagtcaaaatttatttacgATTAAAaactaatgagggttttcgctaatgaaaaatccgccagatggcaatacgtagacgcgaggtccaaatgctgcttgattggttatttttgacatgacattgacagatatgtcaaattccaccaatcacgcagcagtcagaccccacatccacgtcccgccatttagcggatctttcattcgcgaaaaccctcattacttagggcccctcgcccacggcgactttttaaccgacttcaacaaaatgtTCTCAAGTCGGTTGTTATTTTTGGAGTCAGTGCCGGTAAAGTTAGTAcgtttcttgagcttggcattTGGCAGACTGGCACCTACTCTGAGAATATCAATCATGGTCATAATATATttcgtcggcgtcgtcgaacaacgacgtatctgcaaaatgttaagtttccaggagagcgttttgaagttttggaaccggttttttgtgtctacaaaaaaaactacttggctgatcggtttcaaatttggggatgttataaacataaagatgttattttatataaactatgTACCCATCTCCAAATatacttagttttttgtaaaaatcacaTGCGTCATTGTTCTATGGACAATTTGAGGATGTATGTGATAAATCGTCGTTGTACTgcgaatttttttaatcaaatatatgacgtatgtcacttttagtcattattctacggaacttctgccatgagtacccgtcggatgatgaagaaagttggaggaaataaatataaaacattgtttattaggtttcattattaattaatttataaataaagacaatgggtatcaaagaaaattaacaaaaatcaaggatagataaaccacatccatatactgcggcaggttatgcagaagatcgaagagtataacttgccactatgcttggagttcgtggactatgagaaggccttcgatttgaTCGAGATTTGGGCAGTGCTGCAATCTCTCCCTGCACCGCGGCCGTATTGACTCTCGTTACATCGAGGTACTGAAGTACTTCTACATGACATGAACGCACCAATCCGGCCCGAATACAGAAGCAGAGCACGAGCGCGATTCCactacagcgaggcgtaaggCTAGGAGATTTTATACCTATTTCCAAAACTGTTCACCTGTCCAACTCCTTGaatgaaaggattcggcataaatatcaacgacgagtacaacactcaccttaggtatgccgacgataatattatggtcatggcagaatctttggaagacctcgacacaatattaaagaccttaatcgagtatcccaacggggcctttggatgaacatggaaaaaatgagcttatgtcgaatgtccatgttgcaccctacccAACTTCGGTTGGGATCtcaattcttgagattgttgacaagtaggatgtctaccttggacaaaagatttagctaggtaggtccaacttcgagaaagaggtcactcgacgaatctacctcgactgggcagtatccggaaaactagacatcttttcgtccaaaatcctaaagtgcctaaagacgagagtctaccatcagtgtgtgttaccctattataggtccaaaacgttggctctcaaagaagctcaaagttgcacggcgtgctatagcaagggttatgtcagtgtttctttacgagatcaaatcataaatgagggaggtccgtaaacaaactaaagtcgatgacatatcccgacagattaacatgctgagtgacaataggcaggacacatagtacgcaaaacttaCTGTCAATGGGgcaccaaggttctggagtaggctgcataccgaaaaacgaagcgtgcgacatccacccacaaaccaaggcggaacgataatctcataaaggtagcattaaggcactggatgcaaaaactatcacctataagatcttgcattttttgaataatgttgggatctgcttgaaagggtaaagggggcattgatttgacggtgtaagtgctacttagaaatgaataaaataaataagtataaaatttaacttagacgaaaagctttctaagcatacctatacttacagggtgacgtgtaataagtgaacatccttgtaagggataagaggttattgtaaccaatttatttatgtaggtatatgactaggcaaaagtcaagcatttctcagttttaatagggacatcctaacatggtgttccgataaaaattgagcgggcgcccctttatcacacttttttcttttattttattacttttatgttttactgtgtgtttaataaagtcttttattatttttattatttatagtttgggctttttctaccttagcttaaaagcaggaaaatttaaaatcagctacgggatattaattattattatttagattttttgtatggaaaaattacattgtgttttgcgtaggcaaatacttatccaatttgattgcaaatgacatgcactataatcctttacaaggatgttcactcattacaagatgtcatcctgtatacgcaaaaaaaaaactttatttttaacacaatgttTATTTGGAGTAACAAATCATCAAaaagaaacacattaaaatcgaattattgtagtctcaaatttttattttattttttaagcaatttaaaaaatagaacaaagacgcaattggaatacccgtccctagtacaaagtcggttgtgtatatccgacgtcaaaattaccaaactttaccgaagtacaacgatggttctgatcaaacgtcaaacaaaagtccttagaacaatgtaagttcagtacatccgccaccaaaaacaattattttgtaccaaacattcttaatgtttatactcgtcaatctacctacaaataccataaaataaaaacaaaaggacactgtttcttttattttcaaactttctagtacaacgacgggtgtgtacgtacgtcacagtttttttttctctgacttccctagtaaagagatggttgtgactttcagtcatcaaaacgataaagtgtccaaacttatagatataaagacgaaattcgagatacattcaatatcaataagaatacaaatgtataagctattccaacaaacgatgtgcagtcttccgaagtacaatgacgcttgcacaaacacgtctctgtactgcgtttgaataatcacatccgtcggtgttcgattctgtatcttcgatattattacgaattttgaaaaattaaaaaatttgtttataaaggggctattttagagtagtttaatgcaaaaaaacagattttgacggttgcgatcatacgacgttgttcgacgacgccgacgatttgtcctaattaaataacgtaaatattttgtactttttgaaACGGCTTagttttaatctttttttttatgctagacaaggcaggtatttgaccgcaatcgcacctggtgttaagtgagatgcagtctaggatggtacatatctgccctgtaagtgcctatttactCTCGCCTTGATAACGCCCGGATTACGGAAACGGTCGTTTTTTAAATGCAGttctttttgtagcgatgcagttgCGATTCTGTCACGTTttcgcatcgatacagtcgccaTGCGGTCTTCTGTCGCGCTTTCTAAATacaacgcgcgttagtagcgatgctgtcggtCCTTcacgaaacgcgcgacagcatTACTACAAAAAGACGAGGGGCCTTAAGTTTTTGGGCTAAAAATTATGGTTTTTTAGAGAAGTTTTGTCTGAATTAATTGTTTAAGCTGCCAAATGTCCGATACAATATTACGTCATCAGTTGacatatttgaaataaatacgGCAGCATTGTCGTCAGTCCGTGCACATGTGTGGGTGTATAAGAAGCAGAGCAAAAGCAACATCAGCCCACGCGTCTAAATGAAACATTCCTACGACTagaaaaaagtatttgaaagaaagccGTTATTTATTTTCGCATAATTAAATATGTTATATCatgtattattatttgattACGAAATCCGTAGAAATATGAATCCAGTGTAATCAACTGAAACGGCAATCGAGGTTTTTTGTATTGATATATTTGATAATGGTAGTGATGGTGATAATAAACTTACGTTCAACCAAATAACGTGATTTGGTTGAATGCATATTTTTAAATCGAACACGAGGTGTATTCGAATTACAAACACCATTTGAACAGCGGTACTGACTTAAAATGACCATgatttaaaatttcaaaaaagCGATTTCAGTCGGATTTTCGGATGATTTAACTGAAGACAgttttataaattttagcacctTTTCACGAATTCACAAAACATTAAATATTGTAGCTGAAATGTTAATAAGTTAGGTCGTTATATCGGAAAATGTGTTCGGAGTTAGAATGTGTGTGTATTGTGTTAGTAGCAAGAGTACATTCTGTGTGTGTGTCACGCATGCGTCGACTCACCCTGCGTGAGAGCCGCGCCCGCCTGACTGGTGTCTATCGCCATCGGCTCCACATTCATGTGTGGTTCGGGATTCTGTTGACACGAAAAAAAAACGTCCATGTTTAATATTGTAATATTAACTCACTTGTTGCTGCTTTCCGGCTTGGGCTGGTGAATGGTAGCAGACCTCGGGGCGCCTTAGGTCGGGTTATGTAGGACCGAACGGAAGGACAATATCGGGTATTCTTATGGATGTGGTGTATGCGTTCCTCAAGGATCCTTGTGTTAAGACATTCACACAGAACAAGAGAGTTCCTGGTGACGGTCAAATGCACTCAGGCCGGCTAAACCAAGCCAGAGAGCAGCGTTAGTACTGCAGATCGTCATGGAATATAATGTTGATATTGTATCGACGATACCACATCGCTAAACACTGTCGCATCTTTGTAGTTTTGATAAGTGCTGCTTGCAGCTTGCAGCATACTCAGCCTgctggtaaatccgccactgattGGGAGTagcatagcccgacggattagcaagctgaagtggcaatgggcagggcacatagtacgcagaactgacggccgatggggcagcaaggttctggagtggaggccgcgtaccggaaacgcggcgtgggacgtccacccacaaggtggaccgacgacatcataagggtagcaggaaggcgctggacgcaggccgctaccaaccgggcaacatggaaagcattgggggaggcctatgttcagcagtggacgtcctatggctgagatgatgatggatTGGGGTTACGGGCATACTAactacaaatgagtaggtcattcggcgcaaccacgactgggtccccgctaatccacgctaaattttgtcagtgtgtgcgtgcgcgccgcatacatattggcgcgctcacatacaaaccgcgcccggtgcgtttctatgaagataacctacttatttgtatttaGGTACTCTGGTACGGGTTAGTATTGAGTACGggaacagaataataataagtactacgtacagaagttttacttcgcgaaagtatttaaaaaaatgtatgctcaatgtcattaacaatatggtgtaatttagcttgtctcaagagtcaagcactattttgttgacaaacgtcagtgatcggcactgcgccgatgctatagggctgacttcggtaaaatgatgtgacgtgaggtgccaaactgcagaaaatggcggaggaaatacatgatttagcatgaattatcatgaataatattaactacttatttacctctcagtgtcttgaggcaacttaaaaaagtacattatgtgttttattattatttaggcagttaaatactgcacagtatttagtaaccattttctttattttttccatcatacacaagaatacgcgtgcgtgagtcaatgttcgctcgtatgtgaggccttgtcgaatagtaatcctgtaggtggccatcgtgcgtgttttgttttcgatgtaaactcgcggagatgaacaggcctggtagggTGAGTTGGGGGCGACCGAACCATGGATACCTGGTGGGCGTCTGGCGGGCGCTCGTCGTATTCGCGCCGGCGCTGCGGCGGCAGGCTGCTGAGCGTGATGCTCTCGCCGCGGATGAGGTCCACCGACGGCCCGTCCTCCTGCCGGTTGTCGTCGCCGACCATGTTCACCGACGTCGACCCGGTCGAACTCTTCCTCCTTCTGCGAAAAAGCGACCGGAGTGTAGTTGGCTGGTTACCGCGGCACTGTCCACAGCGGCGCAACGCACTAGATGCGTACACCAAGCGTACAAAGACAAATACGCGTCTAGTACGCTCCGCCGCCGTGAACGGTGACGCGTCGTTGAAAacgtctaaagcctggtccgtgagcacgtagaatcccgtccaatgaccccaagctgcccatccttgtcgctcgcacgtaattatgttgctgtcgcgctcgcacactcactgcgggcgcgcgtcgcacagtcgcgatagcaatataattatgcaCACGGACGAGGCTTTAGAAACGTCGTTTGTAATTTTGGAAGTAGATAAAAGGCATGAACGTTTGAACGGCTCGGAACGGAACACACCGAATATACGGCtcagaaacgtggcctctcactatgggcattataaataagctcaaagttgcacagcgtgctatagagagggctatgctcggtgttactttacgtgatcgaatcagatatgaggagatccgtaaacgaactataGTTGCtaacatagcccaacggataagcaagctgaagtggcaatgggcagggcacatgtacgcaaaactgacggccgaaGGGGCAGCAatgttctggagtgaaggccacgtactggaaagcgcagcgtaggacacaaggtggaccgacaactcataaaggtagcagcagaaaggcgctggccgctatcaaccggtcattatagaaatcattgggggaggcctatgtttagcagtggacatcctatggcttaaatgatgatgatgaacgttTGATATTAACACGACTGGCGAAATTCATTAGAGTGGTCATTTGGGCCGCCATATCCCAggcctgaggtggaattgtgtaaagcaatcgtaatcatttgacagttcataacgtacgattattctgtcaaacgctttgtataaCTGACATTAtagtacgttatgaactgtcaaatgattacgattgctttacacaattccacctctggtcataaacaaaataagaagCATGAACGATGTGTATTGTAGCGTTACATATCACCTTTTGATATGCACAGAACAAGTcgtgggtagttaatattaactaaataaTATAAAGACAAGCTTCCGATCGATTGTAACCAGAATAAGAAAAACACAGCCTACAGAGGGCACATTAGCCTCTCAGTCCGATCGCGTCATGTaggactgactgactgactgactcactaatcacgaaatctcagaaactataagtggagtactaggagtctcaaattttgcatggttcattttagaacgtaggtgctcactaagacgggattttacaaaattcaacccgtaaggggataaaacggggtccacgcgtacgaagtcgcgggcggccgctagtagctTATAATGTACATAAGTATTGACCTCCACTTAGTATAAATAATGGGACGGACTTCACCTCTTTTTCCCATTGCTGCGACTCATGcatagccaagatctacagtaCCTCTAATGAAACACAACCAATGAAGGTGAATGAAGGTGAATGAACATTAAACATACAaggtatataaaaatgaatgaaGTTGGAACGTGGCACTTACACGAACCTTTTTCGCTTGTTATTGTTGGGCGAGGCGGCGGGCGAGGCCGAGTGTCtctgcgagtcgggctcgcctGGCGACTGGAAGTCGGCCGAGGTGCCTTGCGAGCGAGTCAACGAAGTCGTCTCCGGCATTTCTGTGAGTCCTTTGATTTTCAGGAGCTTCGCTGTATCCAGAACCTAAAAGAATTACAAATAGTCAAGCGGCTGTGGGGAAGCTCAATACATGCACAGACAACACCAATTGACAGGGTAACCAATAGGCGTGACGACAGTATAAAAAAATCGTCAATTTAATATTTGCTTTTGGGGAAaattagtatttaaaaaaaactccgCTGTCGATACTGTCATTCACTGTGTTTTGCTACTAATTACCCATTTGGATTgagtttttattagtttacgtGTGGGGTTCTATATCCCTTTATCCCTAAAGTCGAATTACCAGTTAAATATCATACTTGGAACGAAACTTCTCCTGAGTGCTAACAGGCAAATGGTTTGCTCAGTTTTCAACCTCATGATCTTACCAACCATTGCAATTTGGGGCCGTAAAAACAATGTTTAGCAGCATCACTAACAATGAGAGAGTTGCCACTTTCAATAGTGTAAATAATCTTTTAAACTTACCTCTTATAAACACTATCAGATGTAGCAAatgaaaaaaagaaattattaatttttcataatattacaACTTTCATTTTATGTATATTACCAATTCATCAATAAGTCAGGATTTTGTGACCGTATCGATGTGATGTGACGCGTTTTTATTTTAGGAGTCCGGAAAACAGTTGATCGAGAGCGTCAGAAAGGCGACTTTTATACTGCGATTGGCGGTGTCTTAACGAATGTAGATAGCACGAAATTACTAAAAGTCTATGTACATATTTGGTCTGTCTATAAGCCCCTGAGGTTAGTTGTAGCTATGTAGATCTCCATATAAAATTTCTTAAGATAGTAAATTATCTATATCAGTTTAAAGCTTTCAAGAATTTGAGGAACCCTCTAACATTGTAAAAGATGGCATAGCGAATTAAAACTTGTTTAATAACCAAAGCAAAGCACAGATGTCATTTGCCAATGCCATCTATTCCAATAGATTACTAAAGCCAAAGTTGGCATACAAAGCTCAGTTCTTGAGTTGCGTCTGATAAAAtccttaagagtaggcgcacaccgttgatttttagttggccgatagttgtgcccgatattaatttgtatgaagaatcagccaaatcgaatcggcgtagtgtgcgcactcccatacatgcccatactgatcaactgcccgactaaactatcggccgacgaaaaatcaacggtgtgcgcctactctaagactGCATCATTATCTTtagcaaatgtaaaaaaaacttacaacaTTAATGTCACACACCTCCTCCTACCACCTACCTCGAAGTCAATTTGAAAAACTATATTTACTagttatagcccgaccaggaacataaaaaccctcgccatgttgcggaaaactaatggtactaatttccgcagaataccagtggtcgtgacgtgctctctgccgtcacggcttatactgagcagatgccattttggtgcgtGTACTCTGTTTTTAGTGTttaagttgttatttatttgtaacgcTTTTAATACTCGCATCAAATAAacactttctttctttctttctttcttttaatggcaacagtaactgaaaacttcattgacatgtcaccttgcatgtcagtctattgctgtcaaagtgtaaacaaactttattttaaatgtgcgcaattgatattgttaattaaattgctaaaatctttttatagtcgtgaaagaaaagtggttcacaatgtgctaaagtatttgtcgaagagaaatactaagggttcggacaatattttcattgaataatgtttccgacaaaggttgtcaaattgactgacatgtttatcgtatagtacagtccactatgaaaattagctgtggtttgtttcaactacctattttaaagatttttgtcactttctaagtgttgaattttatggaattgggaaagaagtaccgagtttgaagcgttcatgagcatacattgcagttgaatattcaagttctgagtttgattattgatgaataataaaataaatcctactagctcgattgatggtttcatttaatttatttaaaccaggttacctttaataatattttttcgttaatttatgaaaatatcaaattagcccataatcctgaatcctgatacataaagttagcctattaatttaacacaggtacgactgtactcagtgttgcactatcaaatgcaattgacgcgcctctatgccagggtttttatgttcctggtcaggctatactacattattatactatgccactactaaggctgggtttcacaatcttactttaactttgataaacgtcaaaaatctgtcaaactccatacaaaaagcaccggttatcgtcatagatACCGTTATacttaggtggtacaactcagcctaagttcaGTACTCAAGTAACATCAGATAACTTTTGTTGACTATGATCCAGTCACAAAATATctataataatagaaacacacacacatacataaTATCTCCAGTTTTCATTTAAATCAAAGctttaacatttaaataaacaaacagcTCCTTATATCAGTCTGTAACCGAACGCTGGCATGCCCAAATCAGTACTAAAGCAGCATCAGATGATTTCAAATGAGTGCAGTTAGGTAGATAGATCTTTCATTACAGTAACTAAATACTGTCATGTAACTTATTATTCCATTTATggatagactagctttccgcccgcggcttcgcccgcgtggaattttgtctgtcacagaaacacttaatcgcgcgcgtccctgtttcaaaaacctggataaaaactatcctatgtccttaaCCAGGActaaaactatctctatgccaaatttcatcaaaatcggttcagtggtttagacgtgaaagcaagacagacagacagagttactttcgcatttataatattactagtaGGTATAGactatagaagtatagatattagtatagaagtatagatcaAGAGGTCAATCTAAAAACTAACATTGGTATTACTAAGCCGAGTACTAAAGTAGCAcctgatacattttttttttaatattacctacatattttaaataaaaagaactaCATATAATAACTTCATACTCATACACTTTGCtccctgtttttattttaaccacAATCATAAGAAATGAACAGTTCCATAGGATAATCCACAGCTCTACGCTGGCCTGTTCAACTCAGTACGTACTAGGCAACGTCTAACCCTATGTGTACAGTTAAGCAGACATTATCTTTAATAATGGTAAGTAACCCACAAACATCACTTCAAACCAACAGCCCTATAGGCCACTTGCAAGCCAACGCCTACTACTCTAAGTATTTGATACAGATGCTGATTAAAAGAGTCGTTAGGTTACAGATATGTTTAAAAACAGCATCAGTATAATACTGATCTAGAATTCACACTTCACTTCTGAACTATTTTAACTTCACACAGATACTCACACATTGCTCCCTAATTTTATTTAGCATATAAACCATTCTTCAGTGCTAACCGTCTTAGCTCAGTATTAATGGTGCATCTGATTTCTATAAAACAAGTGTGTTTAGTAATCATTGCACCACATTGTAAcactttttatttcaatttactaTACAATTTACAATAGTGGGGATACACCCatttaactgcctagctcgcatcaatactatGACTATGTAtatttaaagactgtaaacccttgaaaaggaggctgacaacagtgactgagtttcttgcgttgCTATTTCTCAGAACTtgtccatttattgtcccggagcagtggtagggttaatactaggatatgtaaaagtgctttttaaaagcctatttgcaaaaataaatgagttttatctgtttttaattaaattaaaaccttaCCTGGGGCAACTGTTCCTCTGTTACATTGACTTCTCCGTAGTACATGAAGTCTACCATCGTACGGAGGTCGGCGAAGGTTACATCTTTCAAGATGACGATGGGGTGACGCGATGGGTTATCGACGAAAAGCGCCTGAAACAAAAAAGCTTTAAATAAAACTGGCACTGTACAAATATACATGTAAAGAGGAATAAGGGCCATCAAAAGCAACAATCACCCATATGGTGTGATTCAACAACACATAGAAATGTGTAAGTGGTGTGGATATAAATAAACGAAATAATaattagataattttatttacaatcaTTACTCATGAATATCTTGAGATCTCTTTTTACTGAGACTGTAATTGAACTTGCAATGCAAATggcgttttaattaaaaatcgatAATGTGCACAATTCTATGCTACTATTATAAAATTGGAGAACAAGCTGTGAAAACACTTGAAAAATTAATCTAATCACTACTAGAAATGTACATCATTGGTAGATGAACCTTAAATACGCATAATGTAGTCCACACAGGCGAAGCCGGGGCAGAAAGCAGAATCTAGTACACATACAGACCTGAAAATAAGTGCTACAAGCCGAGAGCACCACTTTGTGTGCCAATAAGTGCTTGCCTTCCGCAGCCAGGGTGACGTCGACCAACGTCTGCGTGTTGAGGAGCGTCGTGAACATTGAGATGAAGTTCGGCTGGTGGTTGTTCCACCGCAGACTGTACTGCTGCGACATCCCGGCTATCTGCGGGGAAACAGTACACAAACAACTTACCAATAGAAGCACAAAAGCCACGAAGCCTCCCACGAATCCACTAGTGCACAAATGAATCACTGTAGATATCATGAGTTTGTAATAACTTTGACACACGCCGTTAATTAATCTGCCGGGGTACGCGTACAAAATGTCTGACTGCACGCATCGATCGAAGCCGCCCGGCGACCTCAGTTCGTCCGAACTGTCAATCAGACAGTACGCGGCACTTTTGAACTGCCTAGTGGATGAGGCTTTATGTCTCATGTAAACAAGCTACCTGTTGCAGCATTAAGACACCAATCTTTTCTCAATATCTACGGCGCAATTTACGAGTCGGTTGGATTCGAAACACTGTAAATTACGTATTCTCTAACCATTCGAATCAAATCTGCATAATCACGATAGGTAAATTATTTCGTAAAACGGAACATGGATTAAAAAGTTAACGTAAATAGATAACatggatgttatggatatccgcaaccgtaaccgaaactttcggatacccgaaataaaaaaatatccgaaaccgtaaccgattcaaaagtttcggatagtttcggatgtaggcagtttaaattgttttgtatAGCATTTTATGTAAAGGcttaacagcctgatttacctttattataatgccatctagtatgtggccatgaatgaaccgtgtaggacaactattgcaaattgcattctaaagcacagatatccgtaaccgaaactttcggatatccgaaatcaAAAA
It includes:
- the LOC135087211 gene encoding longitudinals lacking protein, isoforms H/M/V-like, with translation MSQQYSLRWNNHQPNFISMFTTLLNTQTLVDVTLAAEGKHLLAHKVVLSACSTYFQALFVDNPSRHPIVILKDVTFADLRTMVDFMYYGEVNVTEEQLPQVLDTAKLLKIKGLTEMPETTSLTRSQGTSADFQSPGEPDSQRHSASPAASPNNNKRKRFVRRKSSTGSTSVNMVGDDNRQEDGPSVDLIRGESITLSSLPPQRRREYDERPPDAHQNPEPHMNVEPMAIDTSQAGAALTQGGQWSMMEHTYPRYSNACVGGLQPDPGMSSYMNNVMNPHMDGELADYSQGLGVAGPSPGACAAEAPTPQEPAPQPQPRRRRTTNPQSEENFQRALEAVRFGGIGFCKAARMFGVNNRTLWLEYKKKGYPNNRPSIKSRIKREHTTPPPEHKEELPQPEQQMALLCPPHPVPVSFIDSRPIDFPLQGVPHNSPLNILGVNFNTMQ